From Cellulomonas dongxiuzhuiae, the proteins below share one genomic window:
- a CDS encoding extracellular solute-binding protein — MRVKKTIAASTVVLMGALALAACGGADSGSAGGSADGSVELTFWHNSTTGDGKAYWEKTVAAFEDANPNVTIDVQSVQNEDMDGKLQTALNSGDGPDIFMARGGGKLADIVEAGQAMDLTDRISDEVRDAVGGALDAFAVDGKVYGMPTAVLPGGIWYSKDLFAQAGITQTPTTMAELEDVVAQLKAADIQPIALGGKDAWPAAHWYYFFALRACTQEAINDSAAEMTFDDPCWLEAGQAYADFAEVEPFNNGFLTTTAQQGAGSSAGLLANHEAAMELMGAWNPGVIAGLTPDGEPLADLGWFPFPAVDGGEGDPTAMMGGVDGYACHADAPKECADFLNFYMEQEHQEGYAEAFVTIPASKDAQAAVTDPALQDVLASYNDAAYVSVWLDTLLGQNVGNALNTAVVEMLAGSGDADSIVATVKAAAAKE; from the coding sequence ATGAGGGTAAAGAAGACCATCGCGGCATCCACCGTGGTGCTGATGGGCGCGCTGGCGCTGGCCGCCTGCGGCGGTGCGGACAGCGGTAGCGCCGGCGGCAGCGCCGACGGCTCGGTCGAGCTGACGTTCTGGCACAACTCGACCACCGGTGACGGCAAGGCGTACTGGGAGAAGACGGTCGCCGCGTTCGAGGACGCCAACCCGAACGTCACGATCGACGTCCAGTCCGTCCAGAACGAGGACATGGACGGCAAGCTCCAGACCGCCCTGAACTCGGGTGACGGGCCGGACATCTTCATGGCGCGTGGCGGCGGCAAGCTGGCCGACATCGTCGAGGCCGGTCAGGCCATGGACCTCACCGACAGGATCTCCGACGAGGTGCGCGACGCCGTCGGCGGCGCGCTCGACGCCTTCGCGGTGGACGGCAAGGTCTACGGCATGCCCACCGCGGTGCTGCCCGGCGGCATCTGGTACAGCAAGGACCTGTTCGCGCAGGCCGGCATCACGCAGACGCCGACGACGATGGCCGAGCTCGAGGACGTCGTCGCCCAGCTCAAGGCCGCGGACATCCAGCCCATCGCCCTGGGTGGGAAGGACGCGTGGCCCGCCGCGCACTGGTACTACTTCTTCGCGCTGCGCGCCTGCACGCAGGAGGCCATCAACGACTCGGCCGCCGAGATGACGTTCGACGACCCGTGCTGGCTCGAGGCGGGTCAGGCGTACGCCGACTTCGCCGAGGTCGAGCCGTTCAACAACGGCTTCCTCACCACGACGGCGCAGCAGGGTGCCGGATCCTCGGCCGGTCTGCTGGCCAACCACGAGGCCGCGATGGAGCTCATGGGTGCGTGGAACCCGGGCGTCATCGCCGGTCTGACGCCGGACGGCGAGCCCCTGGCCGACCTCGGCTGGTTCCCCTTCCCGGCGGTCGACGGTGGCGAGGGTGACCCGACGGCCATGATGGGTGGCGTGGACGGCTACGCCTGCCACGCGGACGCCCCCAAGGAGTGCGCCGACTTCCTGAACTTCTACATGGAGCAGGAGCACCAGGAGGGCTACGCCGAGGCGTTCGTGACGATCCCGGCGTCCAAGGACGCCCAGGCCGCCGTCACGGACCCCGCTCTGCAGGACGTGCTCGCGTCCTACAACGACGCCGCCTACGTGAGCGTGTGGCTCGACACGCTGCTCGGCCAGAACGTCGGCAACGCCCTGAACACCGCCGTCGTCGAGATGCTCGCGGGCAGCGGCGACGCCGACAGCATCGTCGCCACGGTCAAGGCCGCGGCAGCCAAGGAGTAA
- a CDS encoding extracellular solute-binding protein: MRATRTLAASTAVVMGALALAACGGSGDSGGDDGSVQMTYWHNSTTDDGKAYQQEMADAFEAEHPGVEITLQVVQNEDMDGKLQTALNSGDAPDVFMARGGGKLADIAEAGQVMDLTDLVDDSTRDALGTTVEAFTVDGKVYGMPTAVLPGGIFYSKDLFAQAGITDLPTTMTALEDAVAKLKAAGIAPIALGGKDAWPAAHWYYFFALRACSQETVEAAATERSFDDPCWTEAGEQYTQFADLEPFNEGFLSTTAQQGAGSSAGLVANHQAAMELMGAWNPGVIGGLTPDGEPLADLGWFPFPEVEGGQGDPTAMMGGIDGLSCHVDAPAECPEFLNFLLEKDNQEGFAEAFVSIPASKEALGAVTDPALQEILAAYEDAAYVSVWLDTLFGQNVGNALNTAVVEMLAGQGDAASIVATVNAAAAKE, from the coding sequence ATGAGGGCAACGAGAACGCTGGCGGCGTCGACCGCCGTGGTGATGGGCGCACTGGCGCTGGCAGCCTGCGGAGGTTCGGGCGACTCGGGCGGGGACGACGGTTCCGTCCAGATGACCTACTGGCACAACTCGACGACCGACGACGGCAAGGCCTACCAGCAGGAGATGGCGGACGCCTTCGAGGCCGAGCACCCCGGTGTCGAGATCACGCTCCAGGTGGTCCAGAACGAGGACATGGACGGCAAGCTGCAGACCGCCCTGAACTCGGGCGACGCGCCGGACGTCTTCATGGCGCGCGGCGGCGGCAAGCTCGCCGACATCGCCGAGGCCGGGCAGGTCATGGACCTCACCGACCTGGTCGACGACTCCACGCGGGACGCGCTGGGCACGACGGTCGAGGCGTTCACCGTCGACGGCAAGGTCTACGGCATGCCGACGGCCGTGCTGCCCGGCGGCATCTTCTACAGCAAGGACCTGTTCGCGCAGGCCGGCATCACCGACCTGCCCACGACGATGACCGCGCTCGAGGACGCGGTCGCCAAGCTCAAGGCGGCCGGGATCGCGCCGATCGCGCTCGGTGGCAAGGACGCGTGGCCCGCCGCCCACTGGTACTACTTCTTCGCGCTGCGCGCGTGCTCGCAGGAGACCGTCGAGGCGGCGGCCACCGAGCGCAGCTTCGACGACCCGTGCTGGACGGAGGCCGGCGAGCAGTACACGCAGTTCGCCGACCTCGAGCCGTTCAACGAGGGCTTCCTGTCGACGACGGCGCAGCAGGGCGCGGGCTCGTCGGCCGGGCTCGTCGCCAACCACCAGGCGGCGATGGAGCTCATGGGTGCCTGGAACCCGGGCGTCATCGGCGGTCTGACGCCCGACGGCGAGCCGCTGGCCGACCTGGGCTGGTTCCCGTTCCCCGAGGTGGAGGGGGGCCAGGGCGACCCGACCGCGATGATGGGCGGCATCGACGGCCTGAGCTGCCACGTCGACGCGCCCGCCGAGTGCCCCGAGTTCCTCAACTTCCTGCTGGAGAAGGACAACCAGGAGGGCTTCGCCGAGGCGTTCGTGTCGATCCCGGCGAGCAAGGAGGCGCTGGGCGCCGTCACCGACCCCGCGCTGCAGGAGATCCTGGCGGCCTACGAGGACGCCGCGTACGTGTCGGTGTGGCTGGACACCCTGTTCGGCCAGAACGTGGGCAACGCGCTGAACACGGCGGTCGTCGAGATGCTGGCCGGTCAGGGTGACGCGGCGAGCATCGTCGCGACGGTCAACGCCGCAGCGGCCAAGGAGTAG
- a CDS encoding ATP-dependent Clp protease ATP-binding subunit: protein MFERFTDRARRVVVLAQEEARMLNHNYIGTEHILLGLIHEGEGVAAKALESLGISLEAVRAQVQEIIGEGQQAPSGHIPFTPRAKKVLELSLREALQLGHNYIGTEHILLGLIREGEGVAAQVLNKLGADLNRVRQQVIQLVSGYQGKEPVASGGPAEGQPSGSAVLDQFGRNLTQAARDGKLDPVIGREKEIERVMQVLSRRTKNNPVLIGEPGVGKTAVVEGLAQDIVRGDVPETLKDKQLYTLDLGALVAGSRYRGDFEERLKKVLKEIRTRGDIILFIDEIHTLVGAGAAEGAIDAASILKPMLARGELQTIGATTLDEYRKYVEKDPALERRFQPIQVAEPNLAHAIEILKGLRDRYEAHHRVSITDAALVAAATLADRYVNDRYLPDKAIDLVDEAGARLRIRRMTAPPELRELDEQIAETRRDKESAIDEQDFEKAARLRDEEKQLGLKRIEKEKAWKNGDMDAVAEVDEELIAEVLANATGIPVFKLTEEESSRLLHMEDNLHKRVVGQNAAIKALSQAIRRTRAGLKDPKRPGGSFIFAGPTGVGKTELAKALAEFLFGDEDALIQLDMSEFSEKHTVSRLFGSPPGYVGYDEGGQLTEKVRRKPFSVVLFDEVEKAHADIFNSLLQILEDGRLTDSQGRVIDFKNTVIIMTTNLGTRDIAKGVMTGFQAGGELATDYERMKSKVNDELKQHFRPEFLNRVDDVVVFPQLSQPEIFQIVDLMIAKLDKRLRDKDMTIEITPAAKKLLSEKGYDPVLGARPLRRAIQRDIEDALSEKILFGELKAGQTVIVDAQGEGLLGEFLFHGVPRTAASREPVAVGAPVGTPGSGTDVPPAPTAAGRGDGGTGLAPAS, encoded by the coding sequence ATGTTCGAGAGATTCACGGACCGAGCCCGTCGCGTGGTCGTCCTCGCCCAGGAAGAGGCGCGGATGCTCAACCACAACTACATCGGCACCGAGCACATCCTCCTGGGTCTCATCCACGAGGGTGAGGGTGTCGCGGCCAAGGCCCTGGAGTCGCTCGGCATCTCCCTGGAGGCGGTCCGCGCCCAGGTCCAGGAGATCATCGGCGAGGGTCAGCAGGCGCCGTCGGGGCACATCCCCTTCACGCCGCGCGCGAAGAAGGTCCTCGAGCTGTCGCTGCGCGAGGCGCTGCAGCTCGGCCACAACTACATCGGCACCGAGCACATCCTGCTCGGCCTGATCCGCGAGGGCGAGGGCGTCGCCGCCCAGGTCCTCAACAAGCTCGGCGCCGACCTCAACCGCGTGCGCCAGCAGGTCATCCAGCTCGTCTCCGGCTACCAGGGCAAGGAGCCCGTGGCGTCGGGCGGCCCCGCCGAGGGGCAGCCGTCGGGGTCGGCCGTGCTCGACCAGTTCGGCCGCAACCTCACGCAGGCCGCGCGGGACGGCAAGCTCGACCCGGTCATCGGGCGCGAGAAGGAGATCGAGCGGGTCATGCAGGTGCTGTCCCGCCGCACCAAGAACAACCCGGTCCTCATCGGTGAGCCCGGCGTCGGCAAGACGGCCGTGGTCGAGGGGCTCGCGCAGGACATCGTGCGCGGCGACGTGCCGGAGACGCTGAAGGACAAGCAGCTCTACACGCTGGACCTCGGCGCCCTGGTCGCCGGCTCGCGCTACCGCGGTGACTTCGAGGAGCGCCTGAAGAAGGTCCTCAAGGAGATCCGCACGCGCGGCGACATCATCCTGTTCATCGACGAGATCCACACGCTCGTCGGGGCGGGTGCCGCCGAGGGTGCGATCGACGCCGCGTCGATCCTCAAGCCCATGCTGGCGCGCGGCGAGCTGCAGACCATCGGTGCCACCACGCTCGACGAGTACCGCAAGTACGTCGAGAAGGACCCGGCCCTGGAGCGCCGCTTCCAGCCGATCCAGGTCGCCGAGCCGAACCTGGCGCACGCGATCGAGATCCTCAAGGGTCTGCGCGACCGGTACGAGGCGCACCACCGCGTGTCCATCACGGACGCCGCGCTGGTCGCGGCCGCGACGCTGGCCGACCGCTACGTCAACGACCGCTACCTGCCGGACAAGGCGATCGACCTGGTCGACGAGGCCGGCGCGCGCCTGCGCATCCGTCGCATGACGGCCCCGCCGGAGCTGCGCGAGCTCGACGAGCAGATCGCCGAGACGCGTCGCGACAAGGAGTCCGCGATCGACGAGCAGGACTTCGAGAAGGCGGCGCGCCTGCGGGACGAGGAGAAGCAGCTCGGCCTCAAGCGCATCGAGAAGGAGAAGGCCTGGAAGAACGGCGACATGGACGCCGTCGCCGAGGTCGACGAGGAGCTCATCGCCGAGGTGCTGGCGAACGCCACGGGCATCCCGGTGTTCAAGCTCACCGAGGAGGAGTCCAGCCGGCTCCTGCACATGGAGGACAACCTGCACAAGCGGGTCGTCGGCCAGAACGCGGCGATCAAGGCGCTCTCGCAGGCCATCCGCCGCACGCGTGCGGGCCTCAAGGACCCGAAGCGTCCCGGTGGGTCGTTCATCTTCGCCGGCCCGACGGGCGTCGGGAAGACCGAGCTGGCCAAGGCGCTCGCCGAGTTCCTCTTCGGGGACGAGGACGCGCTGATCCAGCTCGACATGTCGGAGTTCTCGGAGAAGCACACCGTCTCGCGGCTGTTCGGCTCGCCCCCCGGGTACGTCGGGTACGACGAGGGCGGTCAGCTCACCGAGAAGGTGCGGCGCAAGCCGTTCTCCGTCGTCCTGTTCGACGAGGTCGAGAAGGCGCACGCGGACATCTTCAACTCGCTGCTGCAGATCCTCGAGGACGGTCGTCTGACCGACTCCCAGGGTCGCGTCATCGACTTCAAGAACACCGTGATCATCATGACCACGAACCTCGGCACGCGGGACATCGCCAAGGGCGTCATGACGGGCTTCCAGGCCGGTGGCGAGCTGGCGACGGACTACGAGCGCATGAAGTCGAAGGTCAACGACGAGCTCAAGCAGCACTTCCGTCCGGAGTTCCTCAACCGCGTCGACGACGTGGTGGTCTTCCCGCAGCTCTCGCAGCCCGAGATCTTCCAGATCGTCGACCTGATGATCGCGAAGCTCGACAAGCGTCTGCGCGACAAGGACATGACCATCGAGATCACCCCGGCGGCCAAGAAGCTGCTGTCGGAGAAGGGTTACGACCCGGTGCTCGGTGCGCGTCCGCTGCGCCGTGCGATCCAGCGGGACATCGAGGACGCCCTGTCCGAGAAGATCCTGTTCGGCGAGCTGAAGGCCGGTCAGACGGTCATCGTCGACGCGCAGGGCGAGGGTCTGCTCGGGGAGTTCCTGTTCCACGGCGTCCCGCGCACGGCCGCGTCGCGTGAGCCGGTGGCCGTCGGTGCGCCCGTCGGGACCCCCGGGTCCGGCACGGACGTCCCGCCCGCCCCGACCGCGGCAGGCCGCGGCGACGGTGGCACGGGGCTCGCGCCCGCCTCCTGA
- a CDS encoding septum formation family protein gives MERTSRTRRGTPPRGLRRPGAPVVAAVVALGVTGCSWFGGDGTTSTQVLELDVGDCVVTPEEVQAELTDVSTVPCDTTHQMEVYALVPDALDGPDAYPGADALTAFADGACAERFADYVGVDYRDSALFFTYLLPSTRGWSEGDTTVTCLATTTGEPLTASVAGSER, from the coding sequence ATGGAACGCACGTCGCGCACGCGACGGGGGACGCCTCCCCGCGGGCTGCGACGACCCGGTGCGCCGGTGGTCGCGGCGGTCGTCGCGCTCGGCGTCACGGGCTGCTCGTGGTTCGGCGGGGACGGCACCACCAGCACGCAGGTGCTCGAGCTGGACGTCGGCGACTGCGTGGTCACCCCCGAGGAGGTGCAGGCCGAGCTGACCGACGTCTCGACGGTCCCCTGCGACACCACCCACCAGATGGAGGTGTACGCGCTGGTGCCCGACGCCCTCGACGGTCCCGACGCGTACCCCGGTGCCGACGCGCTGACCGCGTTCGCCGACGGCGCGTGCGCCGAGCGGTTCGCGGACTACGTGGGCGTGGACTACCGCGACTCGGCGCTGTTCTTCACGTACCTGCTGCCGTCGACGCGCGGCTGGTCCGAGGGCGACACGACCGTCACCTGCCTGGCGACGACGACCGGCGAGCCACTGACCGCGTCCGTGGCCGGCTCGGAGCGCTGA
- a CDS encoding DUF4280 domain-containing protein codes for MPLPVTTSATVTCSFGTGPATLVALPTPRVLVEGRPVATIADAAPLVNVPTFAMCTSLANPQVAAATAAALGVLTPMPCVPATTGTWTPSAPRTIVGGQPVLAQGAMCMCAYGGVIQVLLPGPVRTMVS; via the coding sequence GTGCCGCTGCCCGTGACCACGTCGGCGACCGTGACCTGCTCGTTCGGCACGGGCCCCGCGACGCTGGTCGCGCTGCCCACGCCGCGCGTCCTGGTCGAGGGCCGTCCGGTGGCGACCATCGCGGACGCCGCTCCCCTGGTGAACGTCCCCACGTTCGCGATGTGCACGTCGCTCGCGAACCCGCAGGTCGCCGCCGCGACCGCCGCCGCGCTCGGGGTGCTCACCCCCATGCCCTGCGTCCCCGCGACGACGGGCACGTGGACGCCCAGCGCGCCGCGGACGATCGTCGGGGGCCAGCCCGTGCTCGCGCAGGGTGCGATGTGCATGTGCGCGTACGGCGGTGTCATCCAGGTCCTGCTCCCCGGCCCGGTCCGCACGATGGTCTCCTAG
- a CDS encoding eCIS core domain-containing protein encodes MSSHHARVPVPGTAAPAPGAPQTAAPAAPEALRPAAATLTVGAADDRAEHAADALADRALARLDGTDPHRHTPGCGHLRRSVDAGATGVVGLAGGALDADVTSRVDAARSGGTGLPGGVRRRMESAFGTDLGHVRVHTGPEAGQLSRAMSAEAFTTGDDIFFGSGRFAPHDPVGEKVLAHEIAHVVQETGSHAVRRLPKMPKMPKFLGRLFGGSSEPAAPSPAAPSQEDLDAQKTKEGKVAEQAEIVALAEARASGEQGRATLAKTVAHAPDAEPGSAPPAPGTAGTPTQSMDEANEAMHELWVEFDVALAYELKIYQQLIDVPGTDPDEAAQEAFDATWHDKFVGLESVMPNRGTAAERLMRQVRSARKVEDAHAEEMIAEDKELEASRILPKDLENLYDRMVTTMRSYAKTSPDLHPALARDKAAKEVRSSLAPKVAGRLPVRHSEVDREAWARAEGRAPIVAARRERQSQGLLANLTKLDEYDATAEKVEGRAGGAVSTVGSLGGTIADQLTPEGKQAPGGSSLAVPEAVDGGALDAVSRAAWREKNGVKSDDAYEELGDDPLKTAGGKAKEGISTVTDMLGGLLTAVREAFATARSVRDAWKHKDPHGALKATKSGASAVDALVASAKSTANLSKLIDPGVASGVAKVVPGLDIAAAALSMVKAVTDVAVAGMRQHETDTAMFQARVARKGEKANVMVWPLMNVSRRHTKTLESVTWALGSSVADLGLSIGQVVTAGGFGIPAAIKGVKGVVDSVHSLGHFIADEVYVAQAKTAEQESGLHLEGGAENELRKHPKAAVDGIVLRAAAGDKTAENFLANYRVNGRPIGRPLLDRIKPRPVVAHDPRQQRAVKTDPGPEEQTTDDGALAMIREAVLESMGTAADPQNVFERTSAAFSDAAASGSGLLDRWRRSGTLADDRNGVKAGGEANGGKARDDRGFMWRMREALKGEEHLARKERMTGVLKAQGTGAPVAGLVVGAHTLAPDATPPKFTEFLDKVSTQDLEAELAKRPSRNSPEMVDLMLELLQRKLTEAAA; translated from the coding sequence ATGAGCTCACACCACGCGCGCGTCCCCGTGCCGGGGACGGCCGCACCCGCCCCCGGCGCACCGCAGACCGCCGCGCCCGCCGCGCCCGAGGCGCTGCGCCCCGCGGCGGCGACGCTCACCGTCGGCGCCGCGGACGACCGCGCCGAGCACGCTGCCGACGCGCTCGCGGACCGCGCGCTGGCCCGCCTCGACGGCACCGACCCGCACCGGCACACCCCGGGCTGCGGGCACCTGCGCCGGTCGGTCGACGCCGGCGCGACCGGCGTCGTCGGCCTGGCCGGCGGCGCGCTGGACGCGGACGTGACGTCGCGGGTCGACGCCGCCCGCTCCGGCGGCACCGGGCTGCCGGGGGGCGTGCGACGCCGCATGGAGTCCGCCTTCGGCACGGACCTGGGGCACGTGCGTGTCCACACCGGCCCGGAGGCCGGGCAGCTGTCCCGGGCGATGTCCGCCGAGGCGTTCACCACCGGCGACGACATCTTCTTCGGCAGCGGCCGGTTCGCGCCGCACGACCCGGTGGGCGAGAAGGTCCTCGCGCACGAGATCGCGCACGTCGTGCAGGAGACCGGGTCGCACGCGGTGCGGCGCTTGCCCAAGATGCCCAAGATGCCCAAGTTCCTCGGCAGGCTGTTCGGCGGCTCGTCGGAGCCGGCCGCGCCGTCGCCGGCCGCGCCGTCGCAGGAGGACCTCGACGCGCAGAAGACCAAGGAGGGCAAGGTCGCCGAGCAGGCCGAGATCGTGGCGCTCGCCGAGGCCCGCGCCTCGGGGGAGCAGGGGCGGGCCACGCTGGCCAAGACGGTCGCGCACGCCCCGGACGCGGAGCCGGGCAGTGCACCGCCCGCCCCGGGCACCGCGGGCACGCCCACGCAGAGCATGGACGAGGCGAACGAGGCCATGCACGAGCTGTGGGTCGAGTTCGACGTCGCCCTGGCCTACGAGCTGAAGATCTACCAGCAGCTCATCGACGTCCCGGGTACGGACCCCGACGAGGCCGCGCAGGAGGCGTTCGACGCCACGTGGCACGACAAGTTCGTCGGGCTGGAGTCGGTCATGCCCAATCGGGGGACCGCCGCCGAGCGGCTCATGCGCCAGGTGCGCTCGGCCCGGAAGGTCGAGGACGCGCACGCCGAGGAGATGATCGCCGAGGACAAGGAGCTCGAGGCGTCGCGCATCCTGCCGAAGGACCTCGAGAACCTCTACGACCGCATGGTCACGACGATGCGGTCGTACGCGAAGACCTCACCGGACCTGCACCCCGCGCTCGCGCGCGACAAGGCGGCCAAGGAGGTCCGCAGCTCGCTCGCCCCCAAGGTCGCGGGCAGGCTGCCGGTGCGCCACTCGGAGGTCGACCGCGAGGCGTGGGCGCGTGCCGAGGGGCGCGCGCCGATCGTCGCAGCACGCCGTGAGCGCCAGAGCCAGGGTCTCCTCGCGAACCTCACGAAGCTCGACGAGTACGATGCGACGGCCGAGAAGGTCGAGGGCCGGGCCGGAGGTGCGGTGTCGACGGTCGGCTCCCTCGGCGGCACGATCGCCGACCAGCTCACCCCGGAGGGCAAGCAGGCGCCGGGCGGTTCGTCTCTCGCCGTGCCCGAAGCCGTCGACGGGGGCGCCCTCGACGCGGTCTCGCGCGCGGCGTGGCGCGAGAAGAACGGCGTGAAGTCGGACGACGCCTACGAGGAGCTCGGCGACGACCCGCTCAAGACGGCCGGCGGCAAGGCGAAGGAGGGCATCAGCACCGTCACCGACATGCTCGGTGGGCTGCTGACCGCGGTCCGTGAGGCGTTCGCGACCGCGCGCTCGGTGCGCGACGCGTGGAAGCACAAGGACCCGCACGGCGCACTGAAGGCGACGAAGTCGGGTGCGTCGGCGGTCGACGCGCTCGTCGCCTCCGCGAAGTCCACCGCCAACCTGTCCAAGCTCATCGACCCCGGCGTCGCGAGCGGAGTCGCCAAGGTCGTCCCGGGCCTCGACATCGCGGCCGCCGCGCTGTCGATGGTCAAGGCCGTCACCGACGTCGCCGTCGCCGGCATGCGCCAGCACGAGACGGACACCGCGATGTTCCAGGCGCGCGTGGCGCGCAAGGGCGAGAAGGCGAACGTCATGGTCTGGCCGCTGATGAACGTCTCGCGCCGCCACACCAAGACCCTCGAGAGCGTCACCTGGGCCCTCGGTTCGTCGGTCGCCGACCTCGGCCTGTCGATCGGCCAGGTCGTCACCGCCGGTGGCTTCGGCATCCCCGCCGCGATCAAGGGCGTCAAGGGGGTCGTCGACAGCGTGCACTCCCTCGGCCACTTCATCGCCGACGAGGTGTACGTCGCGCAGGCGAAGACGGCCGAGCAGGAGTCCGGCCTGCACCTTGAGGGCGGCGCCGAGAACGAGCTGCGCAAGCACCCCAAGGCCGCGGTCGACGGCATCGTGCTGCGGGCCGCCGCGGGTGACAAGACGGCGGAGAACTTCCTCGCCAACTACCGCGTGAACGGCCGGCCGATCGGCCGGCCGCTGCTCGACCGCATCAAGCCGCGCCCGGTCGTCGCGCACGACCCGCGTCAGCAGCGCGCGGTGAAGACGGACCCGGGCCCGGAGGAGCAGACGACCGACGACGGTGCGCTCGCCATGATCCGCGAGGCCGTGCTCGAGTCGATGGGCACCGCCGCCGACCCGCAGAACGTGTTCGAGCGCACCAGCGCGGCGTTCAGCGACGCGGCCGCGTCCGGCAGCGGCCTGCTCGACCGGTGGCGACGCTCCGGGACGCTCGCCGACGACCGCAACGGCGTCAAGGCGGGCGGTGAGGCCAACGGCGGCAAGGCCCGCGACGACCGCGGCTTCATGTGGCGCATGCGCGAGGCGCTCAAGGGCGAGGAGCACCTGGCCCGCAAGGAGCGCATGACGGGCGTGCTCAAAGCCCAGGGCACCGGCGCACCCGTGGCCGGGCTCGTCGTCGGCGCGCACACGCTCGCGCCCGATGCCACGCCGCCGAAGTTCACGGAGTTCCTCGACAAGGTGAGCACCCAGGACCTCGAGGCCGAGCTCGCGAAGCGTCCGTCGCGCAACTCCCCGGAGATGGTCGACCTCATGCTCGAGCTGCTGCAGCGCAAGCTCACCGAGGCCGCGGCATGA